From Mastacembelus armatus chromosome 13, fMasArm1.2, whole genome shotgun sequence, one genomic window encodes:
- the pou2af1 gene encoding POU domain class 2-associating factor 1: protein MHWEKSPSSALNRSRPYQGVRVRDPVKELLRRKRSLEPHTTKIAPSTADVIAHNNQSSYTQALFGSDVTSSTSTESAAGDGGLQYTGWKAPPPATSAGLQPAMAPWSSPEYNQQEPSAQTLAYPATPTLTADVYMQTLCPSYTMLTYTHTPLLTNFGTIPMAPAPGSLPQMELPDSGLTYLPWAQPLTTISTMPNPGVQFAPTSAALPGSPLVHMPLSMSLTTMIPQVEAQGVDLQPQILDLAQRSDHQLHHEPQGQSLNEDPESQSPKYPESESPNLLDKLLEDHKEDGEEEDKDSYSTSLFIPNV, encoded by the exons ATGCACTGGGAGAAAT CACCCTCATCAGCACTGAACAGATCCAGACCATACCAAGGTGTCCGAGTCAGAGACCCAGTCAAAGAgctgctgaggaggaagaggagcctGGAGCCGCACACCACCAAGATAGCGCCTTCTACTGCT gATGTGATTGCACATAACAACCAGTCATCATACACGCAAG CTCTCTTTGGCTCTGATGTTACCAGCAGCACCTCAACTGAATCTGCAGCTGGTGATGGAGGGCTGCAGTACACTGGATGGAAAGCCCCACCCCCTGCCACCAGTGCTGGCTTGCAGCCTGCCATGGCACCATGGTCTTCACCTGAGTACAACCAGCAGGAGCCCTCAGCCCAGACTCTGGCCTACCCAGCCACCCCCACCCTCACTGCAGACGTGTATATGCAGACTCTGTGCCCCAGCTACACCATGCTGACCTACACGCACACACCACTTCTAACTAATTTTGGG ACCATACCAATGGCCCCTGCACCAGGATCCCTCCCTCAGATGGAGCTCCCAGACTCAGGGTTGACCTATCTCCCCTGGGCCCAGCCTCTCACCACTATATCTACCATGCCCAACCCAGGGGTCCAGTTTGCTCCCACCTCTGCAGCCCTACCTGGGTCACCTCTGGTGCACATGCCCTTGTCCATGTCTTTGACCACCATGATCCCTCAGGTGGAGGCGCAGGGTGTAGACCTTCAGCCGCAGATTCTAGACCTCGCACAGCGTTCAGACCACCAACTACACCATGAACCACAAGGCCAATCTCTGAATGAAGATCCAGAGTCACAATCCCCAAAGTATCCAGAGTCGGAATCACCAAACTTACTGGATAAACTCCTGGAGGATCACAAGGAagacggtgaagaggaggacaaaGACTCGTACAGCACCTCACTGTTCATACCCAACGTCTAA